The Ralstonia pseudosolanacearum genome includes the window CCTGGCAAACCACCAGATGAAGACGATGGACAGCACGAACAACGGAATACTGTGCGACAGGGTCACCAGCATCAGGCCATTGAGATCGCGCAGCGTGGTCTCGGTGGGCGTCTGCACCACGATGCCCCACCCCGTCGACGCCACCGGCGCATAGCCGGCCAGCATGTCGACCCCGTGCAGGCTCCGGATGCGCTGCGCCCCCGCACGTCCCAGCATCACTTCGGCCACCGCCGGATTCGCGCCGCTCATATCGCCGACATAGCCGCGGTTCGGATGGTAGATGACCGTGCCGTCGCGATCGACGACGTAGATATACGAACCGTCGCGGTAGTAGTGCTGGACGAAGATCGTGTGGAGGAGGTTCTTCTCGTTCAGATAGATGGTGCCGCCGACATAGCCCAGCAGACGGCCCTGGTCGTCGATCACGGGATGGGACAGGAAGATGAGCAGCCGGCCCGTCGGCGCCCGGAACGGCCGGCTGATCTCGGGAATGCGGGAATCGAGCAGCCGGCGGCCCCAGTCGCTGCGCATGGATTTCACCTGCAGGCTGGCCGGCGAAGACCCGATGACCGCGCCGTCGCGACGCACGATGACCACCGAGTTGAGGCTGCCCATCTGCTGGCGCAACCGCTCGGCCTCTTCCGTCAGCCGCGCGGGATCCTCCATGTGCGCGGCCAGGAGGCCCGCGCCATAGGCCAGCTCCTGCCGCGTGACGCCGATGGCCAAATCGGCCGACTCGGCCAGCTTGGCCGCATAGACGCGGTTGGCTTCCAGCGCATTCCGGATCAGCAGATCGCGCTGCGTGCGGTAACTGGAATACATGGCGTTCGCCATGGTCAGCAGCACCGAACCCAGGGCCAGCAGCAGAATCAATCCACCCAGCCCCATCCTCGGCGCGCCCCGGGTGAGACGAAAGCGCGATTGCACAGACATCGGTCGTGCCGAAACAAGAGTTGAGGCATCGTAGCATGGCCCCAAGCGTTTCAGCGCGACCGGTGAAACCCCACATGCCGCCGCGTGATTGTGCGCGCCCCTCCACCCCGGAAGCCGGTGCCGTTCAACCGCCGCGCACGGCCAACACCGGCGCCAAACCGGCTCAGGCGAGCCGGAACGACGCCACCGCGTGGTCCAGCTCCCGGCCCTGCTGCTCCAGGGATTGGGATGCCGCCGCGGCCTGCTCCACCAGCGCCGCGTTGTGCTGCGTCACCTGGTCCATCTGGCCCATCGCATGGCTGATCTGCTCGATGCCGCTGGTCTGCTCCGCGGAAGCCTGGGTGATCTCGCGGATGATCGCCGTGACCTTCTCGACCGCCAGCGTGACCGCCTGCATGGTGCGGCCCGCCTGCGCGGCCGCGCCCGAGCCGGTCGTGACCTTCTCCAGCGACGCGCCGATCAGCTCCTTGATGTCCTTGGCCGCGCTGGACGAGCGCTGCGCCAGCGTGCGCACCTCGCTGGCCACCACCGCGAACCCGCGGCCCTGCTCGCCCGCACGCGCCGCCTCGACCGCCGCGTTCAGGGCCAGGATGTTGGTCTGGAACGCAATGCTCTCGATGATCCCGGTGATCTCGCCGATCTTGACGGACTCCCGGCTGATGTCCCCCATCGTTGCCACGACCTGGCCCACCTCCGCGCTGCCCTTCTGTGCCACGGCCGAGGCATCGATGGACAGCGTGTTCGCCTGCCGCGCGTTGTCGGCGTTCTGCCGCACCGTGGCGGTCAGCTGCTCCATGGTCGAAACGGTCTGTTGCAGCGAGGACGCCTGCTCTTCAGTGCGCGAGGACAGATCGACATTACCGGCCGCGATCTGCGCCGAGCCGACCGAGATGGCATTGGCGGCGCCGCGCACCGCACCGACGATCCCCGCCAGGCTCTGCTGCATGGCCGCCATCGATTCGAACACGCTGCCCTTCGGCGCGGCTTGCGCAAGCGGAATCGGCGCCAGGTCCCCCGCCGAGATCTTCCGCGTGATCTCGTTGAGCACTGCGGGCTCCGTGCCCAGTGCCTTCAGCAAGCTGCGCGTGATCACCAGCCCCAGCCCGACCGCCAGCACGACGGCCACCACGCTCGCGCCGATCACGAT containing:
- a CDS encoding sensor domain-containing diguanylate cyclase, with amino-acid sequence MGLGGLILLLALGSVLLTMANAMYSSYRTQRDLLIRNALEANRVYAAKLAESADLAIGVTRQELAYGAGLLAAHMEDPARLTEEAERLRQQMGSLNSVVIVRRDGAVIGSSPASLQVKSMRSDWGRRLLDSRIPEISRPFRAPTGRLLIFLSHPVIDDQGRLLGYVGGTIYLNEKNLLHTIFVQHYYRDGSYIYVVDRDGTVIYHPNRGYVGDMSGANPAVAEVMLGRAGAQRIRSLHGVDMLAGYAPVASTGWGIVVQTPTETTLRDLNGLMLVTLSHSIPLFVLSIVFIWWFARSISRPLVELASQARLVATPERLERIKTVSSWYIEAYRLKRALLRGTRLTSTRMARLNLEALTDPLTGLYNRRGVANALRLHAGRHQPFAAVTLDVDHFKRINDRYGHDVGDQVLRHLAALIREQARHGDITGRIGGEEFILLLPDATPDGAFKTAERLRLAVEARPNPTGQVVTVSLGVAHYPQSAGEVDAVLKLSDLALYQAKRDGRNRTVVYRAERADGPADLEPASRVRAEEGN
- a CDS encoding methyl-accepting chemotaxis protein; translation: MGLHRLTIQAKLLASFGLLAAIVVALSGFAILALDGANARFIGFVDGVNARVMLVTRIRAAVDRRALAARNLVLASTAQERALEKAEAERAHEEVRAGLDELETRLAAPGVTDKARQLGAEIRRIENAYGPVALDIVKLAAEGQREAANQKINAECKPLLDTLVKAVKVYAGYGAELSQRTLQEAEARAAWLRSIVIGASVVAVVLAVGLGLVITRSLLKALGTEPAVLNEITRKISAGDLAPIPLAQAAPKGSVFESMAAMQQSLAGIVGAVRGAANAISVGSAQIAAGNVDLSSRTEEQASSLQQTVSTMEQLTATVRQNADNARQANTLSIDASAVAQKGSAEVGQVVATMGDISRESVKIGEITGIIESIAFQTNILALNAAVEAARAGEQGRGFAVVASEVRTLAQRSSSAAKDIKELIGASLEKVTTGSGAAAQAGRTMQAVTLAVEKVTAIIREITQASAEQTSGIEQISHAMGQMDQVTQHNAALVEQAAAASQSLEQQGRELDHAVASFRLA